In uncultured Methanobrevibacter sp., a genomic segment contains:
- a CDS encoding HVO_0476 family zinc finger protein: MDCPICGSDEIEILNSKQKTSKKKFTEEYLLKCEDCGHVFKDVVSLKKPRPYRIIISEQDKSHKTTIDLSPSDELEIGDVLLSEFGQVEVSGIEVGDKRVKKSQLEDVNTIWASSIEIPARIGFSVDLHGEVDSYKLDLERDFEIAPGDVVKIDNHIVKVHVIKTQERKLTSGFAKANVIKRVYSKPVKFNNYDYDLTKNIFKKSERD; this comes from the coding sequence ATGGATTGTCCAATTTGTGGTTCTGATGAAATTGAAATTTTGAATTCAAAACAGAAAACATCCAAGAAAAAATTTACAGAGGAATATTTGCTTAAATGCGAAGATTGCGGTCACGTTTTTAAGGATGTCGTGTCCTTAAAAAAACCTAGACCTTACAGGATAATTATTTCAGAGCAGGACAAGTCTCACAAGACCACAATCGACCTCTCTCCAAGTGACGAGTTGGAGATTGGTGATGTTTTACTTAGTGAGTTTGGCCAGGTTGAAGTTTCAGGTATCGAGGTTGGAGACAAAAGGGTTAAAAAATCCCAACTTGAAGATGTGAATACCATCTGGGCATCTTCTATTGAAATTCCTGCACGTATAGGTTTTTCAGTTGATTTGCATGGTGAAGTCGATTCATACAAACTCGATTTGGAAAGGGATTTTGAAATCGCTCCGGGAGATGTTGTAAAAATTGACAATCATATTGTTAAAGTGCATGTCATCAAAACACAGGAAAGAAAACTGACCTCAGGATTTGCAAAGGCAAATGTCATCAAGAGGGTTTATTCAAAACCGGTTAAATTCAATAATTATGATTATGATTTAACCAAAAACATATTTAAAAAATCAGAAAGGGATTAA